A genome region from Macrobrachium rosenbergii isolate ZJJX-2024 chromosome 42, ASM4041242v1, whole genome shotgun sequence includes the following:
- the LOC136827830 gene encoding crustacyanin-C1 subunit-like: MKQLSLSLVAIFLALNAVTSMPDFLKPGPCPNVNKAALWEHQQRNHWQMDGNWYQHSRTPNPFDPFAKCMLWRLEYLGGAFRTESTGLDANGAAKKTLGSLFYDLPGKQLTVTHEGAPPGSLVVLDTDYKNYACFYSCKDTQGKYYAEFGFIFSRTPNMDPDHVRICHNAFKKIGVDTHDIRRDSPGPDCSTKTKGVVPKSSTLLGFGKHCWKKVISHDLVHE, from the exons ATGAAACAACTGTCACTCTCCCTCGTAGCCATTTTCTTGGCCCTAAATGCGGTCACAAGTATGCCGGACTTCCTGAAGCCGGGTCCATGCCCTAACGTGAACAAAGCGGCGCTGTGGGAACATCAACAAAGAAACCACTGGCAG ATGGACGGAAACTGGTACCAGCATTCTcgcacccccaacccctttgacCCGTTCGCGAAATGTATGCTGTGGAGACTCGAATACC TCGGAGGAGCTTTCCGAACAGAGTCGACAGGCCTCGATGCAAATGGGGCCGCAAAGAAGACGCTGGGGTCACTTTTCTACGATCTACCCGGAAAGCAACTGACAGTCACTCATGAGGGAG CTCCGCCAGGGTCCCTCGTTGTACTCGACACCGACTACAAAAACTACGCTTGCTTCTACTCCTGCAAGGATACACAGGGGAAATATTATGCGGAATTTGGCTTCATCTTCTCTCGAACTCCCAATATGGATCCTGATCACGTCAGAATTTGCCATAATGCCTTCAAGAAAATTGGCGTCGATACACACGACATTCGTCGAGACTCCCCAGGGCCTGATTGCTCTACGAAAACAA AAGGTGTTGTTCCAAAAAGTTCTACCCTTCTGGGCTTTGGAAAGCATTGCTGGAAGAAGGTGATCTCCCACGACCTGGTCCACGAATGA
- the LOC136827695 gene encoding crustacyanin-C1 subunit-like: MNAFCPLLFAVLVMGGNAYRKLNIPDYVVPGTCPAINEKQLWEIQKPRLFQMGGIWYQISNTPMEFQPIDKCLQVKYKWDGEGFTTAAMGLSRDGVTMKNEGRLYPMAHDEPRLEITAQHSIPSPLVILDTDFFNYACLYSCMELGGSYMTDMGFVYSRKPQLHQAYQGICDEAFRKAGVDLKRFVKTYQGDTCTYPEGRVDGQMSWMI; this comes from the exons ATGAACGCCTTCTGCCCTCTCCTCTTCGCCGTCCTAGTGATGGGTGGGAACGCCTACCGGAAGCTCAATATTCCGGATTATGTGGTCCCTGGAACATGTCCTGCAATCAACGAGAAACAGCTCTGGGAAATCCAAAAGCCCAGACTTTTCCAG atgGGAGGGATATGGTACCAGATTTCTAATACGCCTATGGAATTTCAGCCCATCGATAAATGTTTGCAGGTCAAATACAAATGGG ACGGAGAGGGCTTTACCACGGCTGCCATGGGTCTCTCGAGAGATGGAGTCACAATGAAGAACGAGGGAAGGCTGTATCCTATGGCCCACGACGAGCCACGACTAGAGATCACTGCACAGCATT CCATTCCATCGCCGTTGGTCATCCTCGACACCGACTTCTTCAACTACGCCTGCCTCTACTCCTGCATGGAATTGGGTGGCAGCTACATGACCGACATGGGGTTCGTCTACTCTCGCAAGCCGCAGCTGCACCAGGCCTACCAGGGGATTTGCGACGAGGCCTTTAGGAAGGCTGGTGTGGACCTCAAGCGGTTCGTCAAGACCTACCAGGGAGACACCTGCACATATCCAGAAGGAAGAGTTGATGGACAGATGTCGTGGatgatttaa